The proteins below are encoded in one region of Gambusia affinis linkage group LG07, SWU_Gaff_1.0, whole genome shotgun sequence:
- the LOC122834284 gene encoding twinfilin-2, translated as MFLALVVTPELRQFLARARGGAARLIKVCIQNEQLVLGAYREPQQHWDQDYDHFLLPLLDNQEPCYILYRLDSQNALGYEWIFISWSPDQSPVKQKMLYAATRATVKKEFGGGHVKYEIFGTTEEDVCLQGYQHYVSSCSGPAPLTLAEQELQRIKITEGRVKQVKTEISVESKHQTLQGLAFPLQESAKRSLHLLAQRRINYVQLKLDVEKETIELVHANPTETRDLPRRVPKDTPRYHFFLYKHSHEGDYLESVVFIYSMPGYSCSIKERMLYSSCKSRLLEDMERDYRLEIAKKLEIDDGDELTEEFLYDEVHPKQYAHKQAFAKPRGPAGKRGHKRLIKGAGEAIQDS; from the exons AGCAGCTGGTGTTGGGAGCCTACAGAGAGCCACAGCAGCACTGGGACCAGGACTATgaccacttcctgcttcctctccTGGACAACCAGGAGCCCTGCTACATCCTGTACCGCCTTGACTCCCAGAATGCTTTGGGCTACGAGTGGATTTTCATCTCCTGGTCTCCTGACCAGTCTCCA GTGAAGCAGAAGATGTTGTACGCCGCCACTCGTGCTACAGTGAAAAAAGAGTTTGGCGGCGGCCACGTGAAGTACGAGATATTTGGCACCACGGAg gaggatGTCTGCTTGCAGGGTTACCAGCATTACGTGTCGTCCTGCTCCGGTCCGGCTCCGCTCACGCTAGCTgagcaggagctgcagaggatCAAAATCACAGAG GGCCGGGTAAAACAG gtgaAGACAGAAATCAGCGTGGAGAGCAAACACCAGACACTTCAGGGCCTCGCTTTTCCTCTGCAGGAGTCGGCCAAAAGAAGCCTACACCTGCTGGCCCAGAGGCGCATCAACTATGTACAGCTG AAGCTGGATGTGGAAAAGGAGACGATAGAGCTGGTCCATGCCAACCCGACAGAAACTCGTGATTTACCCCGCCGGGTTCCCAAAGACACTCCCAGATACCACTTCTTCCTTTACAAGCACTCCCATGAAGGAGATTACCTGGAATCTGTTG TGTTCATATACTCCATGCCAGGATACAGTTGCAGCATTAAGGAGCGGATGCTGTATTCCAGCTGCAAAAGTCGACTACTGGAGGACATGGAGAGGGATTACCGCTTGGAAATAGCCAAAAAG TTGGAGATTGACGATGGAGACGAGCTGACGGAGGAATTTCTGTACGATGAGGTCCATCCTAAGCAGTACGCTCACAAGCAGGCCTTTGCAAAGCCCCGAGGCCCAGCAGGAAAACGGGGACATAAGCGTCTGATTAAGGGGGCAGGAGAGGCCATTCAGGACAGCTAG